Within the Fusarium keratoplasticum isolate Fu6.1 chromosome 1, whole genome shotgun sequence genome, the region TAGTGATGTACCGGAGTGCTGGTGCAAGATGTCGTAGAGTGAGTTCTTCGCCGGTCGGTAAATGCGATGGGGGCGCCTCTTTCTGGGAGTCGCGGCTGCGACAGGCGCTTGCGACGTGCACGGCGTCGAGTCGGGAGAAGAACCGTTGCGCGACAGAAAAGACGACGACGTCGATGATCCTGAGGTCGCCATGTCCACCAAAAAGCGCAGCTGATGCACGAAGCTGCTGTTGCCGAAGAGGGAACTATGGCGCGGGGTGAGCGGAGTTCGCGAACGGGCTTTGTAGTTGTGCACTTGGGAAAAGTAAAAGGAAAGGGCGAGACGCGTACTTACTCAAACGGTAGCATCGATTGACGGCGACTATTTGCCCCCTTGGCTTAACTTTGATGACTCTTTCCTTTTTGGTTGCCTGAACCAGAGCTTTCTGCCCTCCTCTGCCCGCGACCGACGCGCCGTAAAGTGATTTCCTGTTTATATCCAGTGACAAGCTATCACTAGCGGCTGGCACGGGCGCCTCCCTTGTCAAACAGTGacaaaaagcaaaaaaggGGGTTTGAGGCGAAGGGCGCGGCGTCCaataagaaaagagattGTGCAAAAATAGGCAATCAAAGGCTGACAGTGATTTCCCTCTGGTGCCGGGAGAAAGTGCAGGGCgaagggagggaggagagaaaTGAGGGAAAGAGAAAATCGATGACACTCAAATCGCGATGGGCGGGCCGCGCTGCCTTTTCTCGTGGGAGCGTGAACAAGCCCTGAAATAGGCTGCATCAAAAGCGTCTCACGTTTTTCCCTGCTCGATCCAAGGCTGGCCCAACGTGGTACCCACCCAATACACCAAGAGTACagtaagaaaaaaaattgtGTGTGCACGCGGGGAGAGGGAAAAGCGCGTTGCCACCGTGCTTTACGCGGGTAGACTCGGCGCGAATGAGGCACGGGTGCACGTGAGCAATCGCAAAAGTGCTAGGCAGCCATCCAAAATGGGCCCCGAGGTGTGACTAAGACTTGGGAGACGTGGCGGTGGGCAGGCTGCGCCACGATCGTGACTTGTGGCCTGATCCGACGAGTGACAGAGCTGGCAGCTCGGTAAGGCATCAACTTGGCTGCGCCAACCTCTCGGCCCCACACCATTGACGACAGCTTCGTGAGCAACCAAGCAGCTTGATGCAGCCCCGCCAGTGACGAAGCGCATTCTTACAACTTGCGCCAACTCGAGTAACTTGTAAAGAAACAGCTCCCATTTACTGAGCGTATTAGCTCCATTGCTGTTCAAGATGCCCGTACGTCTCTAAGCTCGCATTGCTTCCCCAAAGCTTCTATACGAATGCGCTCCGCCATCCCgtctcctccgcctcctgTCTCCGCATCCCGCGATATCAACCCACGACCTCAAAGCTAACCATGCTGCTCCTCTAGGCATACAACTCCGTCTTCAACTCCGACCCCAACGTCCCCCGCCTAATCGGCAACTTCCCCCTCCTTCCACTCCGCACCAAGACCCGCGGTCCTGCCTACACCCTCCCGATTCCCTCGCCGCCTCTCCCGGCCAACGAGTCGCCCGACCCGGACAGCGAGAGCTACGATatcctcgacgaggtcatCGCCCTCTTCCGAGCAAACACCTTTTTCCGTAACTTTGAGATCCAGGGTCCCGCCGACCGCCTGCTCGTCTATGGCATCTGGTTCATTAGCGACTGCCTGACCAAGATCCGACCTCAGGCATCTCTGCGTGATGCCCAGAAGGATGTTATGAACTTGGCTCTCGACCTTAACTTTGCCATTCCCGGTGACCCCGGATGGCCCCTTAACCAGGTGGGTGGCAAGAGCGGAGAAGAGCTCCAGTTCTCAGGAGGTGCTGGAATGCTGACGTGTTATCGTAGATGTACGAGCCGCCTCGGGATAGGCAAGAGGCcgagcagctgaagcagtACCTGTCGCAGGTCCGACAGGAGCTGGCCGTCCGGTTACTCGCCAGGGTATACGATGAGGACGAGACCAAGCCCAGCAAGTGGTGGTTGAGCTTCACCAAGAGAAAGTTCATGGGCAAGTCTCTGTAGAGGATACAGGAGGGCGTAGGGGTTGAATATTAGAAGGGTGCAATTGCGCACACAAGTTGAAGAGCTGGCACCTTGCAAAAGATATCTTTTCCCATGTGAGCCAATCGTTTATTTCGCATTCTGCTTTGCATACCTAGATGGGAAGTTTCTCAGCGAACGGGGCTAATGCAGGTCCTGATTCTATTGAGGGGCAACATGCAGTGATAATCTATTGTTGATATTCTATTGTCTATTTCCCAATCAGTGATCCATTGTTGATGTTAATTAACCGTTTCCAGCAGGCGCTGATTATGTCCCAACCGACAGGATATCAAACAGCGTCTCGTCCTTTGACTTGATGATGCACTCTTCTCATAACATCCGACTCTCACTCAAACACATAGCAAACAGCGAATATTCAACACGAAATCAGCCGAAATGCCTGGATTTCAGGGAGGCTGGGCCAAGACCGATGAGCAGGGCCTCCTGAAGCTCATGGTCTCCATGTACAAGGGCCTCGTCAGCGCTCGCAAACGCGCCGGTCTCTCAGCCGAAGATGTCATCAGAAACCCAGAGGAAATCAAGGCCACTGCGCAGCCAGCCCCTCATCGACCTGCCACCCTCAACCATATAAAGGAGGAGATGCCCGCCCTATCTGCTTTGTACGACCGGCTCCAAACTGTGGTCGACTTTGAGCAGGGCCCGGACAACGCTCGCGACGTGGAACCTCTCCTCAGGGATGCTATTGGGGAACTGGATCCTGAAAACACCATCATTCTGATGGAGAAGACCGTCCAGGTACAGTTCACCCTCCCAGTCTTTCTCTAAGATGACCATCTTACTGATGAACACAGAAGACCTAAACAACCCGGAAGCCCCTTGCGATTTAAGATCTCTAAAGGCAATACGGCGTTCTCGACTCAACTTGATCTTCTGGATTGTGGCCCTGGGGCTGGGTGAAGGATGTTCAAATTGGGGGAGGGAAATGGGCGTGGAATCAGGTGAAATGGATGGACTCATAGATGGATGAGGGATTATGGCCTGTTTACAAGCTCTAGATTCGTCGTATACTGAAGCTCAATCGCATCGAAGTGCCCGCAATGACGTTTCTTGCACAAGTTCCCGAAAGTGATTCCTGTAATGCCATCCGGGTCGAGGAAAAGAGACGCCAGTAGAGTACAATAAACTCTTTAGCTTATGCTTCCATAAAGATAGAAAATGAAGTATGATGAGGATAGCCCACAAAGTAACTTTAAAGTATTACCTTGGTCCCTgattattttatataaatttaattcTCATTCTTGAGGGGAGTTAGGTAATCCTCCTGAATGTTCTGGCGTCGCGTCTGAGTGAACGTCAAGCTTGGCTTCAATGGATCTCGTCAAACGTCGCCAACAATTATCTCTTTGCAACCAATTTTGACAAGAAGTTTACATGGTTTTAAAAGATCATAGATAAAATTCTAGTTTATTTCAGCCAGATTAATTGCGTGCTCTCGTTTTGTAAGAATCCAACACTGGGGGTGAAGTCGTTCAAATCGCGGCCAAATTCCGCGCCAAGAAATGCTTATCTTATCAGCCAGGAAATTCCCAAAATTTCTTCCTGCAAAAGGTTCCCCCACTGAGCGGCTGCTGCATCAAGACAACAGCAACGACCAAATCATTGCGCCCGACTTCACCATGGTCAAACGCAAGGTCGCtgccctcgagaagctcgacgCTGACTTGTATGTTGAAGAAGTATCTTCTTCGCAGTTTCTTAGCTAACAAATCGCAGCGCGAGTCTGCAGCAGAAGATCCGTCGCGATCCCAAGTCGGTCACCAAGTTCCCGTGGGATGGTCATTGTCGCTGACTTGAGATACCAGATCGTACAAGGAGGAGTTTCTGAAGCAATGGGAACAGTATGAGGCGCAGCGCGAGATCTTTCTCGTGTCTCCCGGGACCGCAACCGCCGACTCGGTCGAGTCCTTTCACAACATTATCGACCTGATCGCCCACGTCGCCGATTGCTACAAGGAGGAGACGGCGACTTTCGCCGACGATCTCAAGGCCATTCTAACTCAGCATCATGTAATTCTGCATCCTGAGCTGCGGGAAAAGATCGTGGGAAGCTTGGTGCTTCTCCGACGGAAAGAGGTTATCGACTCGACTAGCGTCCTCACCACGCTCTTCCCGATTCTCGTGTCGTCGCCGAGCAAGACCCTGCGCGAGGTGTTGTTTCAAAAGATTCTAAGCGATCTGCGAAACTCCAACACCAAGTCCATCAACCATCCTCTTAACCGTACCATCCAGACCGTCCTCTACAACCTCGTTACCGCCGACCGATCCTCCCCCCGAGCTATCTGGGCTATTAAGATCACCCGTGAGATGTGGAAGCGGCAATTCTGGACTGATTCAAAGCCCGTCGATGTCATGAAGGAGGCCTGCTTGTCCGACAATGAGAAGGTTGTGGTCGGTGCCAcgcgcttcttcctcggcggaGACAAGGAGCGagaagagcttgaggatgagaGCAGTGACGAAGATATCGACCTCAGCCAGGTCAGGCATCAAATTGGAAtcaacaagaagaccaagaagacgaAAAAGGCTTATGAGAGGGCTGTTGAGAAGGTGAAGCGTGCTgagcgcaagaaggacaagcCTCATCCGCTCAACTTCTCCGCTCTTCACCTTCTCCACGACCCCCAGGCCTTTGCCGAGCAGCTCTTCTCGAAGCACCTACAAAACACCAAGGCAAAGCTGTCCCTGGATACGAAACTATTAGTCACCCAGCTGGTGACACGACTCGTCGGTCTACACAAGCTCACGATTGTGTCCCTCTACTCCTGGTTCATCAAGTTCCTTACTCCCCGACAACAGTCTGTCACATCATTCCTGGCCTCCTTGGCTCAGGCAGTGCACAACCTGGTGCCTCCTGATGTACTGGAGCCGCTGATTCAGAAGATTGCGAACGAGTTTGTCTCGGAGGCCTCTGCCGCAGAGGTCGCAGCCGCTGGTCTCAACTCGATCCGCGAAATTTGTGCTCGACAACCTCTGGCCATGACTGAAACCCTACTACAAGATTTGGTTCAGTACCGCAAGAGTAAGGACAAGGGTGTCATGATGGCTGCCAAGGGTCTTCTTTCGCTCTACCGAGAAGTTGGCGCTGAGCTCTTGAAGAAGCGGGATCGTGGCAAGgatgccaccatcaaccTCAAGGCTGGCATCCAGGCCCAACGCAAGTATGGTGAGGAAGATGCTGGTGGTATCGAGGGTCTGGAACTCCTGGCGAAgtggaaggaggaggaaaagatccGCAAGCGAGTCGCCAAGGGTCTTCCCGAGAAGGCTGGAagcgacgaggacgaagaggacgACGGCTTCAAGTCTGATGAGTGGGAGGTTGACTCTGATGACAGCAGCGACTCGGGTGGCTGGATTGATGTCCATCACTCttcagatgaggaggaggatgagccTGCGTCTaagaagcaaaagacaggtgatgatgacgaggataagaaggagaaggaggctgagattGAGCGAATTTCTAAGCTCGCGACAACAACCATCCTCACACCCGCTGATCTAGCCAAGCTTCAGGAGCTTCGAACATCCGCCGCCCTTGACAAGGCATTGGGCAACCGAAAGAAGCGCCAGGAGATGGAGCAGCGACATATTGATGACGGTCTGACGTCTGAGCAGATCGAGGCACCCGCCCGTCTGCGCAAgttgaccaaggaggagcgcgTTGCTCTCgccaaggaaggcaagccAGACCGCGACGAGCACAAGAGCACACAGGCGATCCGAAAGTCCAAGCTGCAGGCTTCGGGCAAGAGTACAAGCAACAGGGAGaaggagcgcaagaagaACATCTTTATGACCatgggcaaggccaagagcaagcaCAAGAGGAGTCTGGTGGAGACGAGAAAGGTGCTCAGAGGGCACGTGGAGAGGAGTACCAGGGGAGGTCGCAGGAGGAACGGAACATAAAAAGGGGGTTCGGATTGGTAGACATAGAGTCACGTATGAAGCGCTTGTTTCAAAGACGATATCAACtgcttgtttctttttctctgCATTCGATCTCGGTCTTGTTGATTCAGTTGAGTTCTGTTGAAGTTGGGAACACTGGGTTctgtgatgatgacggtATTTGAATAGGGGAGGTTCTTATTGTACAAGGAAAGTAATTTAAAAAGCAATGGCACCTCTTCTTAGCGCAGCCATATTTGATCAGATTTTCCCAGGCCTAAAAAGCCAAATGAACTGAGTAGGAGATGTCAGAAACTACAGAACTTACACAATACACATACATACAGGCTCACTTCCCGGTCTCCTTGTCGTCACACCACACACCCCGAACAATAGAATCATTTTACTGTTTCTTTACACGATCAATGTTGAACCTACATCGATCAGCACCCTCAGCGATAGTGCTTGGCCTCGTAAACTTGACGCCATGCCGATCAGGATCAATGGGATCATACCAGCTCCTATCAAAAGAGCAGAAACTGGGACCAATCTCTCTCGCATCAAGACGCTGCAAAGTATCCATATACCAGCATTTATGCACCTCCAGGCTGTAAGAATCTGGTTCGTCTCGAGCTCGTCCAAGCTTGAAATCAGGCTCCTGGTAGAAATTCTgttccttgtccttggacTCTTGCACGAGGCTCTTAAATGCGTCGGGTGAAGAGTCGAGCTGCTCGCGAACAATTTGCGATGACCAGGCCAAGGTTCGTTGGAGCGATTCTTCCAGGAGACGGCGAATTTGGTGCAAAGAAGTGCCATTGGCTTTGAGGACGCGGTATGGCGCTACCATGTATGCCATGAACTCGTAGTTGATGGTGCGAGAAATTGAGCCTCCAGGGTCACCAACCTCTTTCATAATGTTGATAGCTTCGGTTTCGATCTCTTGCAGTTGATTTGGTGAGAGCTGTGTTTCATTGGTGTCTTGGTAAACTTGACCAAGCGCTTGTAGGAAGCTTTCACCGAATGAGAATTTTTTGCTATATTGATCGTCTTGGCAAAGCTCCTTCGGCTCAACTGTCACGGAGGTCTTCTGTTGCGATCTGCCATCTttggatgttgttgagagACGAGCATGATGGCATGCATTGTATTGCAGATCCTGGGCAAGGGATGCTCTCCTCAAGCTACGAGGAACCAAACTCCTCTGCAATAATGACAAGGTGAGAGGTATACTGATCCGATTCATCGGAGGACCACGGTGAAGCGAAGGTCTATAGACCAGCGGATTATACGATGATGTTCAGATTCATTGAGGTGACGTTGACTCATCACTAGCCTCCGATTTATCACGGTCACATCGGCTGTACTTTGTTGCGATTAATGCCTTGGCATAATATCTTTGCGCCACATTGTGTACTTGCGTGTTTCACTTGCCATCTCAATAATAGATACCGCGTTTTATAAAGATTACCTATGAACAAATGGCAAATTCAATTTAGCTATAGATCGAAGGGTCACGTCTCAAGGAATCTAGATGAATCCTCATGGATCGAACTGGGGATTGAATCAAGCGCTGCTCAGAGCTTCATAGAAT harbors:
- a CDS encoding Actin-related protein 2/3 complex subunit 3; the encoded protein is MPAYNSVFNSDPNVPRLIGNFPLLPLRTKTRGPAYTLPIPSPPLPANESPDPDSESYDILDEVIALFRANTFFRNFEIQGPADRLLVYGIWFISDCLTKIRPQASLRDAQKDVMNLALDLNFAIPGDPGWPLNQMYEPPRDRQEAEQLKQYLSQVRQELAVRLLARVYDEDETKPSKWWLSFTKRKFMGKSL
- a CDS encoding Protein SDA1; the encoded protein is MVKRKVAALEKLDADFASLQQKIRRDPKSYKEEFLKQWEQYEAQREIFLVSPGTATADSVESFHNIIDLIAHVADCYKEETATFADDLKAILTQHHVILHPELREKIVGSLVLLRRKEVIDSTSVLTTLFPILVSSPSKTLREVLFQKILSDLRNSNTKSINHPLNRTIQTVLYNLVTADRSSPRAIWAIKITREMWKRQFWTDSKPVDVMKEACLSDNEKVVVGATRFFLGGDKEREELEDESSDEDIDLSQVRHQIGINKKTKKTKKAYERAVEKVKRAERKKDKPHPLNFSALHLLHDPQAFAEQLFSKHLQNTKAKLSLDTKLLVTQLVTRLVGLHKLTIVSLYSWFIKFLTPRQQSVTSFLASLAQAVHNLVPPDVLEPLIQKIANEFVSEASAAEVAAAGLNSIREICARQPLAMTETLLQDLVQYRKSKDKGVMMAAKGLLSLYREVGAELLKKRDRGKDATINLKAGIQAQRKYGEEDAGGIEGLELLAKWKEEEKIRKRVAKGLPEKAGSDEDEEDDGFKSDEWEVDSDDSSDSGGWIDVHHSSDEEEDEPASKKQKTGDDDEDKKEKEAEIERISKLATTTILTPADLAKLQELRTSAALDKALGNRKKRQEMEQRHIDDGLTSEQIEAPARLRKLTKEERVALAKEGKPDRDEHKSTQAIRKSKLQASGKSTSNREKERKKNIFMTMGKAKSKHKRSLVETRKVLRGHVERSTRGGRRRNGT